A window of Bacillota bacterium genomic DNA:
CGTTCCTCCCCTTCAATACTCATCCTGACATTCGGTGTCCATGTCCCGCATCAAACATCGAGATTCTGCACTTCAAGTGCGTGCGTTTCGATAAATTCGCGGCGCGGTTCTACTTTATCCCCCATCAAAATGCCCAGTATTTCGTCAGTTTGAAAAACATCAAACAACTCCACCCGTTTGATGATCCGTGTCTCCGGGTTCATGGTTGTATCCCACAACTGCTCGGGGTTCATCTCCCCGAGCCCCTTGTAGCGCTGGATGGCAATATTGTCATGCCCTATTTCCTGCAACAACTCCGCCAATTTTTCCTCGTTGTAGATATACCTTTCCATTCGTCCCTTTTTTACCTTGTAAAGAGGGGGCTGGGCAATATACACGAATCCGGCAGAAATAATCGGTTCCATGAAGCGAAAGATAAAGGTCAGCAACAGGGTGCGGATGTGGGCTCCATCCACATCGGCATCGGTCATGATGATGATCTTCTGGTAACGTGCTTTCTCTATCCTCAGTTCCTCGCCGATGCCGGTGCCGATGGCTGTAATCAACGTTCTTATTTCCTCGTTGCCAAGGATCCTGTCCAAACGTGCCTTCTCCACGTTCAATATTTTTCCTCTCAGGGGTAAAACCGCCTGAAATATACGGTCGCGGGCCTGCTTGGCTGAACCCCCGGCAGAATCCCCTTCCACGATAAACAGCTCGCTCTCGCCAGGATCCTTGCTGACACAATCAGCCAGTTTGCCAGGCAAGCCAAGGAACTCCAGTGCATTCTGCCTCCTGGTCAGCTCGCGGGCTTTGCGTGCCGCCTCCCTGGCTTGTGAGGCACGGATACATTTTTCCATTATTTTTTTTACCACATGCGGATTCTGCTCAAAGAACATCTCCAGATTTTCATAAAGTACACTTTCCACCGCCCCACGGATTTCGCTGTTACCAAGTTTTGTTTTGGTTTGACCTTCAAACTGGGGTTCTTTCAATTTTACACTTACCACCGCGGTAAGGCCTTCCCTGACGTCATCTCCACCGAGATTGGGCTGGTTGTCCTTCAGCAGGCCGCTTTTTCGCCCGAAATCGTTCAACAAACGCGTCAACGAACTCTTGAAACCCAGCTCATGGGTACCTCCCTCGATTGTTCTGATGTTGTTGGCGAATGTATAAATGGATTCACTGTAACCCATGTTGTACTGGAGGGCAATTTCCATGTGGTGCCCTTCCCGGCTTTTCTCTATGTGGATCGGGTCATCGGTAATCACTTCTTTGTTTTTATTCAGATACCGGACAAATGAGGAGATCCCCCCTTCATAGATGAAGGTATCTTCCTTTTTTATCCGCCTGTCGGTAAATTTTATCTTCAGCCCCTTGTTCAGAAAAGCCAGTTCGCGCAACCTTTGAGCCACGGTATCATAATCATATTTGATGTTTTCAAAGATGGTATCGTCGGCCTTGAAAGTGATCGATGTTCCGGACCCCCTTCTCTGCCCGATTTCTTTGATTTCTGCGGTTGGTCGTCCTCTCTCATAACGCTGATAATATACCTTTCCATCCCTGTTGACTTCAACTTCCAACCATTCCGCCAAAGCGTTGACAACCGACAATCCCACCCCGTGCAGCCCTCCTGCCACGCTGTAGCTTTCCTGATTGAATTTGCCACCAGCATGCAAGACTGTCATGACCACTTCCAGGGCGGGCCGCTTGCTTTCCCGGTGTTCTTCAACGGGAATACCGCGGCCATCATCTTTGATAAACACAGTATTGTCCTCATCGATAACTATTTCTATGTTCTTGCAGTAGCCGGCCAGTGATTCATCGATACTGTTATCTATAACCTCGAATATCAATTGATGCAGACCTCGTTCGGAAGTGGAGCCTATATACATGCTGGGCCTTTTTCTTACCGCTTCAAGCCCCTCCAGAACCTGTATTTGAGAAGCACCGTAAATACTATCTTCTATTTTCCCGACCATCCATTCTACCCCCATGAATAAAATAAAATGCCGATTCTGCTGTTTGGTATATCAGGATTTTTTCTTCCTTCTGGCCAGCGCGTAAGATGATATCGGGGAGAAAAAAACCCTGTCTGTGGTAACTATGAACGATTTGTTTTCCCCGCCTGTAGCTTCATCCTTGAAGTCCCCATCTTTGGGGGAAAATTCAAGAAATTGACGATTCACCTCTTTGTCCCTTATATCCAGACTGAATATCCCCACGATGTCCTTCGAGAAAACAATCCGGGACTCTCCTATGTGCAAAAACATACAGTATCTCCTTGCTCCTGGCGTTATCCCCAGTCATGAAAAAACTACCGTTAAAAGTATAACATATCTTGAGAATTAATTATAATAAAACAAAAATAAACTAGCGCCCCTTGCTTCCTTTCTCCAGTATGATCTTGATTTTCTGCTTTATTTCCTGCTGCTGGTTCGGAATCAATTCAAGAATTTCTTCTATTTCCTCACGGCTGAAATCCTGAAGATATGGACGCTTCCGGTCTTCCCTCCTCTCCGGGGACACTGTATCGTTCCCTTCCACCTCGCCTACAAAAAAATAGATGTCCTTGACCGTTTCTTTTTCAAAACTGTCCCCCATTCTTGTCAATATCTTGGGTTTCAACATCGCCAGGTGATGTGTCCATACAGAATCACTCACCTTCACCCATAGAACGCCCTTGTTGATTTTAACCGCCTTTGTCCTGGCTGCAATCTTCTCTCCGACCATCTCTGCCCATTTAATCAACACCTCTTGCTGTTTGACGACCTCCAGGAGACCTTTCTTGTGCAATATTTTTTTTATTATTTCACCAATATTATCCACAACTAATGTTCCCCTTATCAATCCTGAAAAACAATGTTTCCATTTTTCCGGGAAGATCCAGTCGTTCATAACTGGTAATGAAACATTGTATTTTGTTTTCCTCGATCATTTCCAGCACCTGGTAGCTTCTGCGCCGATCCAGTTCCGAGAAACAATCATCCATGAGCAGGAGCGGCTCTTCTTTTTTTTCTTCTTTCAGCATCGATGCTTGCGCCATCTTGAGCGAAATAATGGTGGTGCGTTGCTGGCCCTGGGATGAGGCTTTTTTTATTTCCCTGTTGTTCAGCAAGACGGACATGTCATCCACATGCGGGCCCACCAGCGTGTATCCCCTTTTCAGTTCCTCCTCTTTCCTCCGCTCCAGGGCTTCCAGGAAATTGTTTTTTATTTCATGTATACCTTTGTTCCCCCCGTCCCCTGTCAGGCCGTTTATGTTCACTTTGCTTTTGTATTCCAGTTTTATATCTTCCTTGCCACCGGTAAAATACCCCTGAAAACGGGAAGCATACTTCTCCATTCTGCCCAAATATTTTATTCTTTCCCGGATAATCCTGCTGCCGCAATCAGCCAGAAATTCACCCCATGTGTCAGGGGAATCATCATGATAAAAAACCCCGCTTTTCAATATATTGTTTCGCTGGGCAAGGATGCGGTAATATTTGATCAGTTGATGGTAATAATGGGGATAAAGCCGGGTAATCTCCGTATTCAAAAAACGCCGGCGAACTGCCGGCCCCCCCGTTAGCAGAAATATATCCTGTGGGTAGAAGATGACCACGGGGAAATGTGAAAAATACTGGTCAACGGTCATCTGATGGTAATTTATTTTTATCGTTTTTCCCTTCAACCGATGATAATCTATCTGCAGGCTTCGCGGTCCATCCCCCAGGTGCACCTCGCCCTGTATCTTGAAAAAATCTGAATTCCATCTTATCAATTCTTTATCTTTCCGGGTGCGATGCGATATGGCGGAAAAGATAAAATAGATTGCCTCAAGCAGATTCGTCTTCCCCTGTGCATTTTCCCCGTAAATTACATTGAGATTGGGACCGGGCTCTATACCGGCAAGCGCATAATTGCGAAAATTATTGACGCCGATTTTTTCAAGATACAATCCGTGCCTCCTAAAGAGTTTTCTCTATTTTGATGGGCAAGACCAGATAGAGAAATTCCTTGCTATTTTCAGGCCTGATGATCATCGGCGCTTCCCGACCGCTGAACTCAATCTCCACATTTTCGGATTCGCCGAGTTTGAAGATGTCCGCCAAAAATTTTACATTCAGCAGAATCTCTATATCTTCCCCCTCTTTGGAATGAACGGGCATCTCTTCTTCCATCTTCCCCCACGCCGAAGAAGCTTTAACCTGCAACATATTTTCCTTCAGTTTAAGGCCCACCGCCCGGCTCAGATTGTCACATACCAGCGAAGCCCGTCCAATGATTTCCTCAAAATCTGCACGGTTCAATTTGATTTTTGAAATCACCTCGGTGGGTATCACCCTTCGAAAATCGGGGAATTTTTCCTCGATCAACCTCGTGATGAAATAAACATGGCGGAAAGAAAATATCAGCTGGTTGTCCTGTGGATAGATGAGCACATCCCCTTCTTCATCATCCATCAACAGCTTTGAAAGTTCCCTCAAAGCCCGGGCCGGTACCAGGTAATCGCTGCCTTCATATTCCCAGGGATCAACTTCTCTTTCTTCGACAGCCAATCGGTAGGTATCCGAAGCAATAAGGTTCAACTTGCCCCCCTCGACCGCAAACAACACTCCGGTAAAGGCCGGCCTGGCCTCTTCCGTGGAAGTGGCGAAAATGGTATTCCTGATCATCTTTTTAAGTTCCGTCTCTTTCAGTGTCAGGGGCTTCTTTTGATTTTTTTTCTCCTCAACGTCGGGAAATTCGTCCGCCATCACCCCTTTCAGGTTGAATTTTGACTCTCCCCCCCTGATGTCAATATTGCAAGTTTGTTCATCGACATTGATCTCCACTTCATGATTTTTGGGCAAGTGCCTTATTATATCGATAATTTTTGCAGGCATCAGGACCTCGTTCAGCGAACCGTCGTCAGCAGGTTCAAGTTGTACCTGTTGTTCTTCCACTCCAAGTGTGGTCCTTATCCCTATTTCAAGGTTGGTAGCCACAAATGTCAGTTCGTTGCCTTTTTTCTGAACAAGGATATTGTTGAGTACGGGCAAGGTGGTTTTTCCGGGAAGGGCTTTCTCCACCACCTCGAGATGTTTGCTAAGCGATTCTTGGAAATATTTGATGATCATTTTTTTCCTCCTTTGATTGTTAAGATCAAGTTTATATATATAAAAAATCAGTAATAATAACAGTGCCTGTTCAAACTGTGTATAATAACTGTTGCTGTTGCAGTGGCGCACCCCGGCAGTTGTTGATTTACCCGGGAAATTATACACAGACTGGCGTTGCTATCAACAACAACTTTTTAAACACAGGATATCCAGATGACAATTAACAACTTTATCAACCAACTGTTAATAAGATTTGATGTTGTCCTTCAATTTTTCAATCATCTCCCGGATTTCTGCGGACTCAAAGGCCATATTTTTGATCTTGTTGCAGGCATGAAGCACGGTAGTATGATCTTTTCCCCCGAAATCGTTACCAATTTTGGGAAGAGACAGGTCTGTAAGTTCGCGTGACAACAACATGGCAAGCTGCCTTGGAAAAACAATATGCTTGCTTCTTTTCTTGCCTTTGATTTCCTCGGGAGTTATGCCGAAGTACTGGGCGGTGGCCCTGATGATGCTGTCCACACTGATATCTTTCTGTTTTTCAATCAAAATATTTTTCAAAGCATCATCGGCAATTTTCAAATCGACGGGGCTGCTGGTCAGGGAAGAGAAAGCCATTACCCTGATCAGGGCTCCTTCCAGTTCGCGAATGTTGGTTTCAATTTTGTTGGCGATATAATTCAGGACCTCATCGGGAATGTCTATATTTTCCAGGTAAGCTTTTTTCTTGAGAATGGCGATACGCGTTTCCAGGTCAGGTT
This region includes:
- the gyrB gene encoding DNA topoisomerase (ATP-hydrolyzing) subunit B: MVGKIEDSIYGASQIQVLEGLEAVRKRPSMYIGSTSERGLHQLIFEVIDNSIDESLAGYCKNIEIVIDEDNTVFIKDDGRGIPVEEHRESKRPALEVVMTVLHAGGKFNQESYSVAGGLHGVGLSVVNALAEWLEVEVNRDGKVYYQRYERGRPTAEIKEIGQRRGSGTSITFKADDTIFENIKYDYDTVAQRLRELAFLNKGLKIKFTDRRIKKEDTFIYEGGISSFVRYLNKNKEVITDDPIHIEKSREGHHMEIALQYNMGYSESIYTFANNIRTIEGGTHELGFKSSLTRLLNDFGRKSGLLKDNQPNLGGDDVREGLTAVVSVKLKEPQFEGQTKTKLGNSEIRGAVESVLYENLEMFFEQNPHVVKKIMEKCIRASQAREAARKARELTRRQNALEFLGLPGKLADCVSKDPGESELFIVEGDSAGGSAKQARDRIFQAVLPLRGKILNVEKARLDRILGNEEIRTLITAIGTGIGEELRIEKARYQKIIIMTDADVDGAHIRTLLLTFIFRFMEPIISAGFVYIAQPPLYKVKKGRMERYIYNEEKLAELLQEIGHDNIAIQRYKGLGEMNPEQLWDTTMNPETRIIKRVELFDVFQTDEILGILMGDKVEPRREFIETHALEVQNLDV
- the dnaN gene encoding DNA polymerase III subunit beta, which encodes MIIKYFQESLSKHLEVVEKALPGKTTLPVLNNILVQKKGNELTFVATNLEIGIRTTLGVEEQQVQLEPADDGSLNEVLMPAKIIDIIRHLPKNHEVEINVDEQTCNIDIRGGESKFNLKGVMADEFPDVEEKKNQKKPLTLKETELKKMIRNTIFATSTEEARPAFTGVLFAVEGGKLNLIASDTYRLAVEEREVDPWEYEGSDYLVPARALRELSKLLMDDEEGDVLIYPQDNQLIFSFRHVYFITRLIEEKFPDFRRVIPTEVISKIKLNRADFEEIIGRASLVCDNLSRAVGLKLKENMLQVKASSAWGKMEEEMPVHSKEGEDIEILLNVKFLADIFKLGESENVEIEFSGREAPMIIRPENSKEFLYLVLPIKIEKTL
- a CDS encoding DUF721 domain-containing protein, which produces MDNIGEIIKKILHKKGLLEVVKQQEVLIKWAEMVGEKIAARTKAVKINKGVLWVKVSDSVWTHHLAMLKPKILTRMGDSFEKETVKDIYFFVGEVEGNDTVSPERREDRKRPYLQDFSREEIEEILELIPNQQQEIKQKIKIILEKGSKGR
- a CDS encoding DUF370 domain-containing protein, coding for MFLHIGESRIVFSKDIVGIFSLDIRDKEVNRQFLEFSPKDGDFKDEATGGENKSFIVTTDRVFFSPISSYALARRKKKS
- the recF gene encoding DNA replication/repair protein RecF codes for the protein MYLEKIGVNNFRNYALAGIEPGPNLNVIYGENAQGKTNLLEAIYFIFSAISHRTRKDKELIRWNSDFFKIQGEVHLGDGPRSLQIDYHRLKGKTIKINYHQMTVDQYFSHFPVVIFYPQDIFLLTGGPAVRRRFLNTEITRLYPHYYHQLIKYYRILAQRNNILKSGVFYHDDSPDTWGEFLADCGSRIIRERIKYLGRMEKYASRFQGYFTGGKEDIKLEYKSKVNINGLTGDGGNKGIHEIKNNFLEALERRKEEELKRGYTLVGPHVDDMSVLLNNREIKKASSQGQQRTTIISLKMAQASMLKEEKKEEPLLLMDDCFSELDRRRSYQVLEMIEENKIQCFITSYERLDLPGKMETLFFRIDKGNISCG